Proteins encoded in a region of the Fundulus heteroclitus isolate FHET01 chromosome 2, MU-UCD_Fhet_4.1, whole genome shotgun sequence genome:
- the LOC105929643 gene encoding monocyte chemotactic protein 1B isoform X2, which yields MKGLRGAGPKKCCFKFNDNVSINKVVSYTKTSQRCSNPGILLNTVAGRQLCVKPSAPWVKELISYLDNKNVAGSNSNL from the exons ATGAAAG GTCTGCGTGGAGCTGGCCCGAAGAAGTGCTGCTTCAAATTCAATGACAATGtgtcaataaataaagttgtgaGCTACACCAAGACCAGTCAGCGCTGCTCCAACCCCGGCATCTT GCTGAACACAGTGGCCGGCCGTCAGCTGTGTGTCAAACCCTCAGCCCCCTGGGTGAAGGAGCTCATCAGCTACCTGGACAACAAAAATGTTGCAGGCTCCAACTCCAACTTGTAA
- the LOC105929643 gene encoding monocyte chemotactic protein 1B isoform X1, producing the protein MARLALSAIVLLMAVVTLTEGLRGAGPKKCCFKFNDNVSINKVVSYTKTSQRCSNPGILLNTVAGRQLCVKPSAPWVKELISYLDNKNVAGSNSNL; encoded by the exons ATGGCTCGTCTTGCTCTGTCTGCGATTGTGCTGCTGATGGCTGTCGTCACTCTCACTGAGG GTCTGCGTGGAGCTGGCCCGAAGAAGTGCTGCTTCAAATTCAATGACAATGtgtcaataaataaagttgtgaGCTACACCAAGACCAGTCAGCGCTGCTCCAACCCCGGCATCTT GCTGAACACAGTGGCCGGCCGTCAGCTGTGTGTCAAACCCTCAGCCCCCTGGGTGAAGGAGCTCATCAGCTACCTGGACAACAAAAATGTTGCAGGCTCCAACTCCAACTTGTAA